The Solanum lycopersicum chromosome 9, SLM_r2.1 genome window below encodes:
- the LOC138338607 gene encoding uncharacterized protein, with product MDPLKYIFQKAMPNGKLAKWQMLLSEFDIVYVTQKEIKAQALADHLSENPVDKEYEPLKTYFHDEEVSFVGEDISEAYPGWRLFFDEAVNHKGKGVGEVLVSESGQHYPMAAKLRFNCTNSMAEYEACILGLKMAVDMNVYELLVIGDSDLLIHQVQGEWTVKNLKIVPYVQYVQNLCKRFRKIEFRHTPRIQNELADALATITSMIKHPDTDYIDPLDIDLKEHPVHYSHVESEPDGLPWYFDIKRYLDSGTYPEDATSNQKKLIRRGSQFLSEWRSPIHAGVCGAHMNGITLARKVLRAGYFWMTMENDCCKFVQKCHKCQVHGDLIRVPPHELNAMSSPWPFVAWGMDVIGPIDPSASNGHRFILVAIDYFTKWVEAASYKSVTKKVVVDFVRNNLICRFGVPESIIIDNGYRTTVRTSTGANPYLLVYGTEAVVPVEVEIPSLRIIQEVELSNAEWVSKRMDQLALIDEKRMVAVCHGQLYRQRMTRAFHKRMQVYSFALEIGRILPTDGYGELPERRKIPPKPVILLKAGGSSYSLCQDACECSLSRASKRVNSPKTTGADDIKRDAAQRGTFLSSELGHSPKRNVKLLKREQRSDFHHDRTTPLESCEFFFSSKIENAKKAQLTRDLPPNGNPLFPSNATESQKRQRPRVSPPHSLSLSPPLSRELCNSFRAVSFCNSYVRTGLAARKAANFVHGA from the exons GAATGGGAAGTTAGCTAAATGGCAAAtgttgttgagtgagtttgatatcgtgtatgtgactcagaaggaaataaaggcacaagctttggctgatcatctttCGGAAAACCCCGTTGACAAAGAATATGAACCACTTAAGACGTATTTTCatgatgaagaagtgtcatttgtgggtgaagatatctCTGAAGCttatccaggttggagattattcttcgaCGAAGCGGTGAATCACAAGGGTAAAGGTGTTGGAGAAGTCTTGGTAtcagaatctggtcagcactatcctatgGCGGCTAAGCTACGATTCAACTGCACAAACAGCATGGCTGAGTACGAAGCTTGCATTCTCGGTTTGAAAATGGCCGTTGACATGAATGTTTACGAGTtactggttattggagattcagaccttttgattcatcaggttcaaggagaatggaCTGTGAAGAACCTGAAGATTGTACCTTACGTACAATATGTGCAAAATTTGTGTAAAAGGTTTcgcaagatcgagttcagacatactcccagaatacagaatgaattagcTGACGCTCTTGCCACCATCACTTCGATGATCAAACATCCGGATACTGATTACATCGACCCGCTGGATATAGACTTGAAGGAACATCCAGTCCATTATTCACATGTTGAATCAGAACCTGatggtttgccttggtatttcgACATAAAGAGATACTTGGATTCTGGGACATATCCAGAAGATGCTACATCTAATCAAAAGAAGTTGATACGTCgtggctctcaatttctttctgaatggagaagtcct atacatgctggagtttgtGGTGCACACATGAATGGGATTACTTTGGCAAGAAAGGTCCTTCGAGCTggttatttctggatgactatggagaatgactgttgcaaattcgtgcaaaaatgccacaaatgtcaagtgcacggcgATCTGATAcgggtgccacctcacgaacttaatgctatgagttcaccttggccatttgtagcttggggaatggatgtcatcggtcctaTAGATCCGTCTGCTTCTAACggacacagattcattttggttgccatcgattatttcaccaagtgggtcgAAGCAGCCTCTTACAAGTCAGTGACCAAGAAAGTGGTGGTCGATTTTGtccgcaacaatctgatatgcagatttggagttccagaatccatcattatcgataacg GTTATCGAACGACGGTCAGAACATCGACTGGGGCTAAtccatacttgctagtatatggaacagaggccgtcgtgcctgttgaagtcgagataccgtcattaaggatcatccaagaagtTGAGCTAAGCAACGCTGAGTGGGTTAGCAAACGGATGGATCAACtagctttgattgatgagaagagaatggtcGCCGTTTGCCATGGCCAGTTATATAGACAGAGAATGACTCgcgcttttcacaaaaga ATGCAAGTTTATAGCTTTGCTTTGGAAATCGGCCGAATTCTTCCGACGGACGGATATGGAGAGCTCCCAGAGAGGAGAAAAATACCTCCAAAACCAGTAATCTTACTAAAAGCAGGAGGCAGTTCATACAGTTTGTGTCAAGATGCTtgtgaatgt tctttgtcgagagcatccaaaagggtgaattctccaaaaaccacaggtgcggatgACATCAAAagggatgcagcacaacgtggaacttttcttagcagcgaactgggacacagtccaaagaggaatgtcaaactcttaaaACGCGAGCAGAGGAGTGACTTCCACCACGATCGAACCACCCCTCTCGAGTCATGCGAGTTTTTCTTTAGTTCT AAAATAGAAAACGCCAAAAAAGCACAACTCACGCGCGACCTCCCCCCCAACGGAAACCCCTTATTCCCCTCAAACGCGACAGAATCCCAGAAACGCCAACGTCCCCGCGTCTCTCCCCCAcactctctctccctctctcctcCTCTCTCACGCGAGCTGTGCAACAGCTTTAGAGCCGTTTCCTTCTGCAATTCGTACGTTCGCACTGGCCTAGCAGCAAGGAAGGCTGCAAACTTTGTCCATGGTGCCTAG